The sequence below is a genomic window from Streptobacillus ratti.
CATATTAGTTGGTAAAGATTACCAAGTAAGAGAACATGCTGCAAAAATAGGTGTAGATTTAAGTGGTGTACAAATTATTGATCCTATGTCTTTTGAAAAGACACCTGAATTTATTAGACAATTTGTACATTTAAGATCTAAAAAAGGAATGAAAGAAGAACAAGCACGTGAAATAATTCAAAATGATGTAAGATTTTTTGGAGCTATGCTTGTTAGAAACTGTGTAGCAGATGGTATGGTTGCTGGTTCTAATTCACCAACATCTAATGTATTAAGAGCTGCAATACAAGTAATAGGTCCTAAAAAAGGTCTAAAAACAATTTCAAGCTCATTTATTATGCAAACAAAAACTAAAGAATTTGGAGTAGATGGAACATTGCTATTTTCAGATTGTGGAGTACTTCCAAATCCAACTGCTCAACAAATTGCAGATATAGCAATATCAGCTGTTGAAAAATCAAGATTAATAACTAAATTTACTGACCCTAAAGTAGCACTTTTAACTTATTCAACTAAAGGTTCTGCTGAGGGAGAACAAGTAACTAAAATGAGAGAGGCATATAAGATACTGGAAGAAAGAGGAGTAGACTTTGAATTTGATGGAGAATTACAATTAGATGCTGCTATAGTTCCAGCCGTTGCAGAACAAAAAGTTAAAGATTCTAATGTTGCAGGTAAAGCAAATATATTAGTATTCCCTGATTTATGTTCAGGAAATATAGGGTATAAATTAGTTCAAAGATTTGCAAAAGCAAAAGCTTTAGGACCTTTAATTCAAGGACTTGCAAGACCTGTACATGATTTATCAAGAGGATGTAATGTAGAAGATATAGTTGATGTAGTTGCAATAACATGTGCAGAATGTGCAGTATTTTGTGAAATTTTAACATTATAATAGGAGGAAAAATGAAAGTATTAGTAATAAATAGTGGAAGCTCGTCTTTAAAGTTTGAATTAATAAATACAATAGATAATAATACTTTAATCAAAGGTATTTGTGAAAGAATAGGGATTTCAAATTCAATATTTACTTTAAAAAATTTAATTACAGGAATTAAAATAGAAGAAAGACCAGAAGAAATGCCTAATCATAAAATGGCTATAGATTTAGTATTAAAAGAATTAGTAGGAGAAAACGGAGTATTAAAATCTATAGATGAGATTGATGCTATAGGTCATAGAGTAGTTCATGGTGGAGAATACTTTAATGATTCAGTTTTAGTAGATGAAGAAGTAATAAAAAAATTAGAAAATATTTCAGAATTAGCACCATTACATAATCCAGCTAATGTTATGGGAATTAAGGTAATGAGAGAATTATTACCTGGTAAACCTAATGTTGCAGTATTTGATACAGCTTTCCATCAAACTATGGAAAAACATGTATATACTTACCCATTACCACTTGAAGATTATGAGGAATTAAAAGTTAGAAAATATGGTTTCCATGGAACTAGTCATAAATATGTTTCAGGTGTTGCAAAAGAAATGTTAGGTAAAGATGAATCTAAAATTATTGTGTGTCATTTAGGAAATGGAGCCTCAATATCAGCAGTTAAAAATGGTAAAGTAGTAGATACTTCTATGGGTCTTACTCCACTTGCAGGTATAATGATGGGAACTCGTTGTGGAGATATAGATCCAGCAGCAGTTTTATACATCATGGAAAAAAGAGGATTAACACCTAAAGAAATAGATACTAGAATGAATAAAAAATCAGGATTTTTAGGAATTTTTGGAGAAAGTTCAGACTTTAGAGATATACAAAAAGGTGTAGAATCAGGTAAAGAAAGAGCTAAACTTGCATATGACATGTTCTGCTATAGAGTAAAGAGCTATATAGGTTCTTATGCAGTTGCTATGGGTGGAGTAGATGCTATAGCATTTACTGGAGGAATAGGAGAAAATGCAGCCTATGCACGTCAAGGAATATGTGATGGTTTAGAGTTTTTAGGAGTAGAACTTGATAAAGTTAAGAATATGGAAAGAATTTCAGGAAATGTTGATTATTCTTTACCAACTTCAAAAGTTAAAGTATTTAAAATTGAAACAGCAGAAGAATTAATGATAGCAATGGATACATATAGATTATCAAAATAATATGATAATAATTAAGAGTATGTAATAAAATAAGAGGTGAAAAATACAAGTTGAGAAATAAATTATTAATATTGTCGATGATAAATCTATATAGTTTTGGAGCAGAGTATTATTTTAAATCAAATAATACATTTGAGCCTTATCATAATGGAAGTAGCATCTTGGTTAAAAGCACGATAGATGCAAATTTTGGAGCATCATTTAAAGAAAATGAAATATTTACTTTTTTAGGAGGTAAAGTAAAACCTAGTATTGAACATACAATAGATGGTTCTGGTAATTTAGGATTTAATTTTAAGAAAAAATTATCAGATAATATAGGTATAATATTAAATACAGGTTATGAATATAATGAGGGATATGAGGATAATATAAAGGAAATAATTAAACTAAGAGGAGAATGGGATAGTAGATTTGAAAAAGATAAAAAATTGTTAAAAGAATATTATCATACTCAAGGTTTAAGATTTAAAGGAAAAGAGAATTTATTACTTTCAAGTATAGTAAATTATGATGATGACAAAGTAAAGGGATATAGTGGAGTAATATATTCTTCAGAAGGATTTAATATATAAAAATTAAGGTTAGAAAGTTTCATAAAATTAGCCACTAAAAGATTAAATTATAATATAGAATTTGATTTAAATCATAAATTAAAGAAAGATAATAATCAAAATCAAAATAATTATGATAAAGGTGGAAGATTAAAAGGATCTATAAAAGTAAAAGGTAAAATAAATGATATAGAAACATATAATGAACTTGGAACTTATTTAACAACAATATTACCAGATAAAAAAGATTATTTAGTAATAAGTAAGAATGAATTAAATACTAAAAAAGGTAATATAGAGTATAAGGCTGGAATAAATGGTGAAGTAGCTTTAAAGGAAGTAGAAAATTCTAAAAATTTAAAAACACTATATAAACCAGAATTAGCTTTTGGTATAAAATATGATAAAGATAAATTATTATTAGAAAATAGTAATAAGGTAAAAGGAAGACTATATATAAAAGATTCAAAAATATATGAAGATGGATATGATAAATCTAAAAAAATAAATACAGATATAGCATCAGTTTATACTGATAATAAATTAGTATATAGATTTAATGACTTTGATATAAAAGGTATATCAAAATATAGAATATCGGCACATATGGAAAAAGACAAATATAGTGGATTAGAACACTTACTTTCAACAGGTGTAGGTATAGACTATAATAAAAATTATCTAAATGCAGAAATAAAGCATAGTTCAGATTTAAGATATGTATTTGGATATGTAGATAAAAAACCATTTTCAATAATAAATATATGGTCTGATAATAAAATAGAACATAAATTGAATGAAAAATTATATCTTAATGGTGAATTTAACTTAACTAGTTCAAATAGATTTAGAATATTAAATAGAAATTCTAAAGAAGATGAATTATTACTATTATTAGATGCTAAAGGAATTTTAAAGTATCATATAAATCCTAAACTTACATTTAATAATAAGTTAGAAATGAAAAATATTATCTTGTTTTCTTATTTTCCAGAAGAAACAGGTGTAGCTAATTCGGGAGCAGGGAATCAAAGTTCACAACCAAGCTCTGCAAAATCAAGTAAAAATGAAATTGCAGATAAATTAAAAATAGATTCACAATATATACTTAAGCTATATAATGAAAGTGAAATAATTTATAAAATAAAAGATAATATAGACATTAAAGGTAAATTATCTATAGGATATAGTCAATTAAAATCAGATAAATTATACAATAGCTTAAAAGATTTAAAAAGAGAACAAATAGATGAAAATGGAATAAGAGAATTTAGTTCTAAAGATATTAAGATTATAGATGAAGAAACTAAACGTTTTAATGATGAAAACTTTTTAATAGCTACAGGAATAGAAACAGAAATGAGATATATTGATGATAAATTATTAATAAAACCAAGTTTAGAGCTAGGTATAAATCATATGTTAAAAATTGATATATCAACTGAAGTTCCAGGACTTAATAATGTAAATACAGCAAATTCAACAACAGAATCATCGACTTCAACAACAGAAAAATCTGAAAAATCTGAAACAGCATCTAATAGTGATAGTATGAAGAATTCTAATTCAGGAAGTAATTCTGAACCAACAAGAAAAATACCAAGAAAAGTAGCTCGTTTCAGTATTGTATTTAAAAAAATTATCTTAAAAATGGGATTAAATTTAGAGTATAGATGGTAGTTTAATATTAAACTGTCATCTATATTTTTATATATTTAAAAAAATGAGAGTGTAATTTTGTAATACACTCCCTTTTATATACCTTATTTTCCAAACTCTTCTTTTAATTGATTACACCAATTTTCTATTCTTTCATCACTTAATTCAGGTTGATTTAGTTCATCAATTGCAAGACCAACGAATCTTCCATTTCTTATAGCTAATGAATCTGTAAAATCATATCCATCTGTATCAGTAAATCCAATGATTTTAGCATTAGATTTTTCAGCCTTTTTATAAAGTATTTCTATAGCATCTATAAATGAATCAGCAAATGATGCCTGATCTCCTGTTCCAAATAAAGCTATATATTTTCCACTTAAATCCATGTCATCGATTTCATCTACACATGCCATCCAATCATCTTGTAAATCTCCAAGACCCCAAGTTGGCGACCCTAAGATTAATAAATCATAATCACTAAATGTATCTATACCCTCTGATACTTCAATAACATCGACATCATCAAAATTATTTGAAATTCTATTAGCTATATCTTCAGTTGTACCAGTAGTAGTTCCAAAATAAATTCCCGTTTTCATTGTATCCTCCTTAAAAATATTCAATTATACTTTCATCAGTATATATAACTTGATTGTTTTTAGCTTCTTTTATCAATGCTAGCTTATTATTAATTGGTAAATATTCTAAGAATATTTTATCATAATTTAAATTACTTAGTAAATTTTTTTGTAATTTTAATATATTAGGTGGTAATTCAACCTCTTTTTTTATAACATATAATTTGCCTTTTGTATAGTTTTTATCACAAAAAAATATAGCTTTTTCATATTTTAATTTAAATATAGGCATTTCTATACTATTAAAATCAAAAATACAATTATCAATCTTATCTGAAATATCTACCCTATTTTTAAATTCAAAATAGTTTTTTAAATGAGGATTTTTAATAAAGTATTTATTCTTAGTATAGAAAATCATTTTCTTATTTTTATCAAAATAATATTTAATACCTATTGTTAAAAATAGAGAATAGAAAAATTTATCTTTTATCCTTATTTTTTCATTTTCAATAGAGTAAGAAATATTTTCTCTTGAAATAAATACAGACTTATTCTCTTTATAATACTTAGATAATATTTCTTTAGTAACATCATTGTATTCTTGAGCACCAAGAATATAGTTTTTAATATTTCTAAATTGGACTTTATCTTGATTAGAATAATTTAATATATTATAGTTTCTTTTTATCAGTATATGTACTATTTTGTGATTTTCTCTATTTTCAATGTTTTCAATTTTAATATCAAAATTAAAACCATAAAAATCACTTAAATTACATAATAAAGTAGATACATTTGAATCAAGTTTTGAAATAGATTTTTGACCTGACATAATAGAATATGAATTAAAACTTCTTTTAAGATATATTTTATCAAGTTCAATATCATCTAAATCTATAGTTGTGTAAAATACTGATTTCATAGGAAAAGAAGTATTATACATAGAATGATAATATTGGAATCTATCATCTTTTAATTTAGATTGTTTCATATCTTCTATCATTATACTAGGATAAAATCTATCTTTATATTCATTAGTTTCAAGTTTAAATACTACATCATAAAATATATGATTTTTTCTTAATTCTTTTAAATTATCTCCTCCATTAAACCAAATTGCATTTTTAACAGAAAATCCTTTTTGATCCATATCAAATTTTAAGTGTTGCTCATTACTTCCCACTGTTTTTGGGTTATGTATTATGCAATTTTCAGTCATTAGAAGAGGAGTAGGATTACCAAATCCAAATGGTTTTAATAAATTTAAACTTTGTATAAATTCATAGCTAATTTTTTGAGCAGGAATTTTCATATCTATTTTAATATTTTTAGTTAGTTTAATATTTTCTAATTGTTCTTTTGCATACTGTTCTATTTTTTCTTTAAAAATATTTAGATTTTCAAGTTTAATTGTAAATCCTGCTGCATTAGCATGACCACCAAATTTAATAAGAAGATTAGAAACGGATGATAAGGCTCTTGTAATATTAAATCCATCAACAGATCTACAAGAGGCTACAGCTATTCCCTCTTCTAAATTTTCTTCCATAATTATACATGGCTTATAATATGTTTCAAGAACTTTTGATGCCACTATTCCAATAATACCATGATGATAATTAGGAGAATGTGATATTAATATATATTTATCACTTAAATCCTTATTTTTCATTTCATCTAATACATTTTCAATAATTTCATCTTGTATTTTTCTTCTATCAAGATTATTTGAAATTAGATTATCTGCAAGTACATTTATTTCATTTTGATTATTACTGATTAATAATTTTACTCCTAGTTTTGCATCAGATAATCTACCAGCTGCATTAAATATAGGGGCGATTTTAAATGATATATCTCCTGTAGTAAGGTCCTTATCTTTTAATTCTAACTTATTTAGTATAGTTTTTAAACCAAGATTAGAACTATTTTTAAGTCTTTCTAAACCATATTTTACTATAATCCTATTTTCTTTTATTATAGGCATAATATCAGCTATAGTTCCAAGAGAAGCTATATCTAAATATGTATAAATTTCATCTTTCATATTAAGTCTTCTAAAAAGTTCATATGCTAAAAGAAATGCAACACCTACTCCAGCAATATTTGGAAATGAATATTCATTATCTAATCTTTTGGGATTAATACAAGCTAAGGCTCTTGGAAGTTTTTTATCACTAGGTAAATCATGATGGTCTGTTATTATGACTTGCATAGATAGTGAATTAATAAATTCAACATCATGATAAGAACTAATACCACAATCTACTGTTATAATAAGGTCTGTACCTTTATCTTTAATTTCTTGTATTGCCTCTTTATTTAAACCATAACCCTCATTTCTTAGGGGGATATAGTAGTCTACATTTTTTGCTCCAATTTTTTTAAATGCTAAATACAAAAGAGATGTAGAGGTAATACCATCTACATCATAATCACCATATATACATATATTTTTATTTTCTTTTATAGCATCTAATATATATGAAACAGCTAATCCTAAGTCCTTTAGTCTTAAAGGATCCTCAAGATTTTCAAGACTTGGATTAATAAAATTAACTACATCTTTTTCATCAACTATACCTCTGTTTGCTAATATATTAAGTATATTATTATCTATAGGTAAATCAAAGTTAGTTAATTTAGACTTAGTTTCAGAAAGTATCCATTTAGTTTGCATAAATACTCCTATTTAAGTAATTGTTGTATTGATGGTAATAAAAATGGAATAAATAGTACACCATCAAATGAATCAGTTGCTTTTCCTTTATTAAATATTAATGTAATTGAATCTTCTTCTAAGTAAAATGAACTTACAGAATCCCAATCTGCATATTTTTTATTTACTTTCATTCCAAAAGCTCTTATTTTATCATTTAATGTTGGTCTTAATATATCCTTATATTGATCAACGAAAATATCAGATAATTTTAATTCTTTACCAGTATTACTATCAAATACCATACCTCTGTATGAATTTTCTACACTACTATTATCAGGATTTGTTTTAGATGAAATAATTACTATAGACATAAATTTTGAATTATTTGCAGCTAAAAATACATTAGCTTTAGTATTTTCATCTTTAATTAAATCATTTATAGTTTTTTCTATTTTAGCATTTATTTTATCTGAAATTTTAGTTTCTTTAGCAGTAAATTTTAATATTCCAAATTTTTCATTTGTTTCTTGAGTTATAGTTAATAATGGTTCACTTCCGTATGAATAACCATTAAAAGTAAAACTAGCGTTAGCAATAGTTGAAAATCCAAGTGCTAGAACACTAATTATGAATAATTTTTTTATTGATTTCATCTTTACACCTCTTCGTTTGATATATATTAAGTATATACTAAATTATGAAAAAAATCAACAGAACTAAGTGTTATAAAAGAATTGTAAAATGATATTATATAACAGGTAAAATCAAGAAAATAAAAATAGCTCTAAAAGAGCTATTATTTTCCACTTGATTTAATTTCTGTCCATATTTTATCGTGTAATTCCTTAGTTTCATCATCTAAAGCACTAGGTAATTTAGATTTATTAACTATTTCTTCAGCAGAAATTATTGGTTTAATTTCAGAGTTTTCTTCTACACCTTTAATTATACTTGGATTTCTTAATACTTTTAACACTTCTATGAAGTTTTCAGGTCTGTATAAAAATTCAAGGAATTTATAAGCATTATCTTTATGTTTAGAATTTGCAGGTATAGCCATTGAATCTATATACATCATAGCACCCTCTGGTATAAAGTAAGTAAATTTATTTTCTTCTTCTTTTTCAATTTCATAAAATACATCTGGATAACCATGAACTATAGAAAATTCTCCACTTGCTATTCCTTTACCAGCAGCATTAGAATCAAATTTAGCTAAATTTTCTGCCCAAGAAAGTATTTTTTCTTTTGCTTCTTTTAATTGATTAATATCTTTTGAATCAGATGAATAACCTAAGTATTGTAAAGCAAGACCTATCACTTCACGTCCATCATCTAACATAGTCATACGACCTTTAAATTCTTTATTTAAAAATATATCAGGAGTTTTAACAAAATCACTACCAACAATCTCATTATTTACTGTTATTCCTGTTGCCATGAATGAATAAGGAATAGAATAATTTAATCCCTCATCATATATTTTAGAAATTTCCATTAAGTTTAGTTTTTCATTCATGTTTTCAAAAGTTTGCCCTAATTTAGACTTGTCTAATTTTTCTAATAATCCTGATTGTATCATAATAGGTATATAGTCAGTTGATGGTGAAACTATATCGTAATTTCCATCGCCACTCCCTATCATTAATTTAGCTATCATAGTATCATTATTATCATAGTAACTAAGATTAACTTTAATTCCTGTTTCTTTTTCAAAATCCTCTATAATTTTATCAGGAACAAAATATGTCCAAGTATAAATGTTTAAAACATTTTCATCGCTTTCATTATTTCCAAAGCAACTTAATAACATAATAAAAGTAAAAATTGTAAATAGTATTTTTTTCAATTTATCTACCTCCTAAATATTTTCTAGCCATTTCTCTGTCATCGAAATGTATTTTTTCTCTACCTATAATTTGGTAATCTTCATGACCTTTTCCAGCAATCAGTAGTATATCATTTTTTTGTAGGTTTTGTATAGAGGTTTTAATTGCAATTTCTCTATCACAAATTTTAAAGTATGGAATAGAAGAATCCATGCCTTTTTCTACATCATTTAATATCATTTCTGGATTTTCAGTTCTTGGATTGTCTGAAGTTAAATATATTAAATCACTGTATTCACAAGCAGCTTTAGCCATTTTTGATCTTTTAGTTTTATCTCTATCTCCACCTGCACCAAATAGGGTTATAAGCCTATTTTTTTTCATTACTGAAAGTGTTTTTAATATATTTGTTAATCCATCTGCTGTATGTGCATAATCTACTACAACCATAACATCTTTATCATTGTCAATTATTTCAAATCTTCCGGCTATAGATTTTATTTCTTGAATTGATTTAATAATGTCATCTAAACTTATCCCCAAGTTATATGCCGATAGTATAGCTCCTAAAAGATTTTGTAAATTATACTCTCCCATTAATTTTGTTGTAAAAATATACTCTTTGTTATCCTTAGATATTTTTACTTTCATTCCTTTTAATGTATATTCTAATACTTCTCCATTAATTGTTGCATTTTCTTTTAATGAAAAAGAATCAGAAATATTTAATAAACGTTTGCAATATTCATTATCTTTGTTTATTATAAGCCGTGCATTAGCTTTTAAATGATTAACTATAGAAGCTTTTGCCTCAAAATATTTTTCTAAAGTTTCATGGAAGTCAAGATGATCTTGAGTTAAATTAGTAAAAATTGCACTATCAAATTCTAACATCTTAACTCTACCTTGGCATAATGCGTGAGAACTTACTTCCATTAAAAAATATTCTACATTTTTATCTACTGCTTCTTTCATTAATTTTATTAAGTCTAAAGATTCAGGAGTAGTGTTTTTTGCTTCGTATTCAGTATCAAGCACCCTATAACCTGTAGTCCCTATTCTTGCAGAATTTTTGAATATAGATTCTAAAATGTAAGTTGTTGTTGTTTTACCATTTGTACCTGTAACAGCTATAATTTTCAATTTATTTTGAGGGTGATTATAAAAATTACTTGAAATATATCCAAGATTATCTCTTAAATTTTTAACTAAAACCACTGTAATATCTTTAGGATAAGGATAATCTTCTCTTTCTGCTATTATCATTTTAGCACCATTTTCAATGGCTGATGGTATGTAGTTATGTCCATCTACAACATTACCAATTAACGCAATAAATATATCTCCCTCTTTAATTTCTTTAGAATTATATGACATATCTTTAAAATTATCTTCTTCAACTAATGTAAGCACCCTATAATCTACATTTTTAAATAATTTTTGTAGGTTCATTATTATTTTCCTCCAAGTCTTTTTTCATCAAGGAAATCAAATATTGATTTTATAGATGTTGTAGCTTCACTTGATCTTAATAAGTGATAAACGTGGTAAAGCCCATCTACAGTAACAAACCTATTTTCTATATTTTCGCTATCAAGTTTTTCTTTAACTATTTTAGAATCATCATATAATAGTTCGCCATTATTAACTTCTATATAAGTAGGTGGGAATCCGTTGAAATCTCCAAAAACTGGTGAAATATATGGATGTTTTTTATCCTTCTCATATTTAAAGTATTCATTATCTTTAAGAAGTTTAGAAAGATCATAATTTTCAACAGAAGAACCTATTAAAAGATCTGTCTTAACATTTGTTTTTCTACTTTCTAAAGTATTTGATATATCTAAAAATGGAGATAAAAGAACTACTGCATCAGGTAATCTTCTTTTCTCATCTCTTCTTTTTAATAATGTAGAAACTATTAGGTTTCCACCAGCAGAATCTCCAAAAGTATATACATTTTTGTAATTTTCAAATGCATATTCTAAACCATTATCATAATCATCATGTCCACTAGGATAGAAACTATATGGAAGTTGTCTGTAATCAACGAAAATAATATCATAATTATCATTAATATTTAGCATAAATTCTGCAAGATTTCTATAAATATTAGATAGAGGATAAATAAATGCACCTCCATGGGCATAATAAATTACTGAATCATTTTTCTTTTCAGTTTTTTTAATCAACTCTAATTTTACATTTCCGTTATATAATATAGTTTCATGAGTTATGTCAGATTTATGTTTCCAAGGCAATTCATAATAAGCTCCAGTTCTACCTATTTTTAAAAATGTTTCTTTTTCTCCTCTATATATGAAATTGGTAGTTTTTAAAAGTGTGGTAGTTATTGATGAACAACTAACAATTGCTAAAGTAGAAAAAATAAAAATAATTTTTTTCATATTTAGTTCCTTTCTTGTTACATTTATATCATGTGTATTATACAATTTTTAGAACAAAAAATAAAGGTTTAATATATAATAGTGTGTAAAATAGTCTTGATAAATAAAAAAAATAAGATATAATATTTATAGTTAATTTAAAGGGAGATGAACATAAATGAAAAGAAAATTTTTATTTTTATCGTTAGTTATGGCATTATCTGGAATTTCAATTTCAGAAACAATTTCTCAAATACAAGGAAATGAAATGCTTTCTAAATTTCAAGATAAAGATGTAACTAAAGTTAAAGGAGTAGTAACTGCTATTAGAAAAACTAAGTATAATAATGGTTTCTTCATGCAATCAATAAAACATGATAAAGACATGAGAACTTCTGAGGGAATTTATGTAGAAAATATTAACGGTGTTGATGTTAAAGTTGGTGATTTAGTTGTTGTTGATGGAAAAGTAAAAGAAATTTATTTAAATAAACCTGATAAAACTCAACCACCTATTACTTCTATACAAGCTAATGTTGTAAAGGTTATGAAATCTAAACAAAAAGTTAAACCTTTAGAGCATACTGGAAAAAATATACCTATCAAAGTTCGTGATGATAATAACCCAGTGTTAAATGTAAAAACAAATGCTATGGATTATTATGAAGCACTTGAGGGAGTTTTAATAAAAATTAAAAATCCAGTTGTAACAGGAGCTAATCAAAAATATGGAGATATTACAGTAGTTCCAAGTAAGGGAATGTATGCAGGATTAAGAAGTATTAATGGTGGAGTAGTGTATAATAATTATGAAACAGAACAAACTCAAAGAATAACTGTAAATATAACTCCATGGAATATATTTGAAAACGGTAAGTATAAAGATAATTTAAGTCCAAATCCTGGAGATGAATTTAAAGGAGATATAGAGGGAATAGTATTTTATGAACATGGAGAATATAGATTATACCCAACATCACCTTTCCCTGGAATTTTAGATAAAAATACTAAACCTGAAAAAAATAAATATTCATATAATGAAGAATTATTAAATGTAGTTTCATATAATATAGAAAACTTCTCACATGTAGATAATCCTGAAAGAATAGGAGAACTTGCAAATCAAGTTGCAACTATACTTCAAACACCAGATGTTTTAGGGTTAATAGAAGTTGGAGAT
It includes:
- a CDS encoding alpha/beta hydrolase fold domain-containing protein, which translates into the protein MKKIIFIFSTLAIVSCSSITTTLLKTTNFIYRGEKETFLKIGRTGAYYELPWKHKSDITHETILYNGNVKLELIKKTEKKNDSVIYYAHGGAFIYPLSNIYRNLAEFMLNINDNYDIIFVDYRQLPYSFYPSGHDDYDNGLEYAFENYKNVYTFGDSAGGNLIVSTLLKRRDEKRRLPDAVVLLSPFLDISNTLESRKTNVKTDLLIGSSVENYDLSKLLKDNEYFKYEKDKKHPYISPVFGDFNGFPPTYIEVNNGELLYDDSKIVKEKLDSENIENRFVTVDGLYHVYHLLRSSEATTSIKSIFDFLDEKRLGGK
- a CDS encoding endonuclease/exonuclease/phosphatase family protein, yielding MKRKFLFLSLVMALSGISISETISQIQGNEMLSKFQDKDVTKVKGVVTAIRKTKYNNGFFMQSIKHDKDMRTSEGIYVENINGVDVKVGDLVVVDGKVKEIYLNKPDKTQPPITSIQANVVKVMKSKQKVKPLEHTGKNIPIKVRDDNNPVLNVKTNAMDYYEALEGVLIKIKNPVVTGANQKYGDITVVPSKGMYAGLRSINGGVVYNNYETEQTQRITVNITPWNIFENGKYKDNLSPNPGDEFKGDIEGIVFYEHGEYRLYPTSPFPGILDKNTKPEKNKYSYNEELLNVVSYNIENFSHVDNPERIGELANQVATILQTPDVLGLIEVGDDDGSKGSDVVSSNENMETLVMAIKDKTGIDYGFVSVDPIHGKDGGWPEMHIRNVILYRKDRLNVVGFNQGDAITDTEVIKDGDNVRLTYNPGRIGNQDGIWQEVRKPLVAQFEYNGKNIFVIANHLKSKRSDDKIYGVNHPVIRKSEDVRIPEGKYINNFVKDILAKDDMATVIVLGDMNDFEFSKTTKNINGDELIDVISQLPKNERYTYVYQGASQTLDNIMINKKYKDNVNIDVIRVNSEFLKEQGSFSDHDPIFIQFKVD